A segment of the Bacteroides acidifaciens genome:
GTAGACTCGGTGATGAACAAACTCTCCTTTAAAGAAAAGGTGGGACAGTTATTTATCTATACCATTGCGCCGATAGATACCAAACGGAACCTGGAGCTGCTGCGCGAAGCCGTCGATACCTATAAGGTGGGCGGACTTCTCTTCTCTGGTGGGAAGATGCAAACCCAGGTTGACTTGACAAACCGGGCACAAAAACTGGCGAAAGTACCTGTTATGATTACCTTCGACGGAGAATGGGGGTTGGCGATGCGTTTGCGTGGAACACCTGTTTTCCCGAGAAATATGGTATTGGGATGTATCCGTGACAATCAACTGATTTACGAATACGGGCGTGAAGTGGCCCGTCAATGCCGGCAGATTGGGGTACAGGTAAACTTTGCTCCGGTAGCGGATGTGAATATCAATCCCAAGAATCCGGTCATCAATACCCGTTCCTTCGGAGAAGACCCGATACAGGTAGCAGATAAGGTAATTGCTTACGCTTATGGTCTGGAAGGTGGGGGAGTATTGTCCGTATGTAAGCATTTTCCCGGTCATGGCGATACTGATGTCGATTCACATAAAGCACTTCCGGTGCTTCCTTTCACTCGCGAGCGTTTGGACAGCGTAGAGCTTTATCCCTTTAAAAGAGCGATTCGTGCAGGACTGGGCGGTATGATGGTGGGGCATCTGCAAGTGCCTGTTATCGAGCCGATAGGCGGAGTCCCTTCTTCCTTGTCACGTAATGTCGTGTCCGGTTTGCTGACGGACGAGTTAGCTTTCAAAGGATTGATATTCACCGACGCACTTGCCATGAAAGGAGTGGTAGGCAGCGGTAATGTCAGCTTACAAGCATTGAAAGCGGGCAATGATATGGTACTGGCTCCTCGCAACCTAAAAGACGAAGTTCCTGCCGTGCTCGAAGCCGTTGAAAAAGGAGAACTAAGCAAAGAGGATATTGAAAATAAATGCCGTAAAGTTCTGACTTATAAATATGTATTAGGACTCAAGAAAAAGCCGTTTATACAACTGTCCGGTTTGGAACAGCGTGTCAACAGTCCTCAGGCACGTGATTTGGTTCGTCGGTTGAACCAGGCGGCAATTACTGTCCTGAACAATAAGAATCATATCCTGCCGCTTCATGCCGACAAAGCGCAGACAATTGCTCTGCTCGAAGTCGGAAAACCGGGAGAAACGGAAGCGTTAGCCAAACAAATGTCCCGCTATGTATCATTGGCGCGTTTTCGTCTCCGTCCCAATCAGACCGAAGAAGAGAATCGGCGGTTGCGTGATTCGTTGGCTACTTATAAACGAATAATTATAGCCGTCAGCGAACAACGCCTGGCTCCTTATCAGCCGTTCTTTGCAAAGTTCGCTCCCGAAAGTCCGGCTATTTACCTGTTCTTCACTCCCGGTAAAATGATGTTGCAGATTCACCGTTCGGTGTCTCACGCTTCGGCAGTGGTATTGGGACATAGTCACAACAGCGACGTACAGCGTCAGACGGCGGATATATTGTTTGCCAAAGCCACTGCCGACGGACGATTATCGGCAAGTTTGGGCGGATTGTTCCCGACAGGTGCGGGAGTGACTATCACGCCAAAAACTCCTTCACATTTCGTCCCCGAAGAATATGGTCTTTCGTCTGCCCTTCTCAAAAAGATTGACACTATTGCGTTAGACGGTATTCAGCAGGGCGCCTATCCCGGTTGTCAGGTGGTCGTCTTGAAAAACGGGCATGTCATGGTTGATAAGGCTTTCGGCACTTATGCGGGAAAAGGCAGTCCCCGTGTCGAATCGACGGACATCTACGACTTGGCCTCCCTTTCCAAAACAACGGGGACGCTGCTTGCGCTTATGAAACTCTACGATAAGGGACGTTTTAGCCTGACCGATAAGATATCCGATTATTTGCCGTTCCTGCAACGTACTGATAAGAAAGATATAACGATTCAAGAAATACTGTACCACCAGTCTGGGCTGCCGTCCTGGCTTCCTTTCTATCAAGAAGTCATTGATAAGGACAGTTACGACGGAAGATTGTTCAGCGTACGCAAAGATGCGCAGCATCCGGTGCGGATTGGAGCGACTACCTGGGCGAATCCGAAATTCAAGTTTAAAAGTGAATACATCTCTCCTGTCAAAAAGGGTGACTATACAATTCAGATTTGCGACAACCTGTGGTTGAACCGTTCTTTCCGGAAAGTGATAGAAGAGAAAATAGTGGAAGCTCCGTTGAAACAGAAACGTTACATATATAGCGATATAGGATTTATTCTGTTGGGAATGTTGGTAGAGCAGTTGGCAGGTATGCCTATGGAAGCCTATTTGCAACGTGAGTTTTACGGACCGATGGGGCTGGAACGTACCGGTTACCTGCCATTGCGGCGTTTCTCTAAATCGGAAATCGTTCCTTCCAACAAGGACCGTTTCTTGCGGAAAGAAACCTTGCAAGGATTCGTACATGATGAGGCTTCCTCTTTCTTCGGCGGGCTGGCAGGCAATGCCGGACTTTTCTCTACCGCCCGTGAAGTGGCGCATGTCTATCAGATGTTGCTGAATGGGGGAGAGATAGACGGACAACGTTATTTGAGCAAAGAAACCTGCCAGTTATTTACGACAGGAGTGTCGAAGATAAGCCGTCGCGGTCTAGGATTTGATAAGCCGGATATGGAAGACCCGAAGAAAGGAAACTGTGCGTCCGTCGTGCCTGCCGGAACCTACGGTCATACCGGATTTACTGGTACGTGCGCATGGGTAGACCCTGTGAACGAATTGGTTTATGTCTTTTTGAGTAACCGCATCTATCCCGATGTCACCAACCGCAAACTCAATCAACTGCATATTCGCGAACAGATACAGGAAGCGATTTATGGCGCAATGAAGAAAAAGTAATCATTCTGGCAGAAAATAAAAAGAAATGCCCTTCCACTTGCAACAGTAGAAGGGCATCTTTTTATTATTAACGTAATATTCTGATAGTTGTATCTCTTTCTAGAACGATACACCCAGGCGGAAGCCGAAGTTGCTCAATCCGTCTACACTGTAATGCAGTACATCAGCCTTGTTGGTACCATAGCTGTAGTACAAAGCAAAGTGCAAGCCCGGACCGTACACCCAAGGGAATACGTTGATACCTACTTCAGGAGAAGCATAGAAGCCCCAACTGTTTTCTCTTGCTTCAAGCATATTGAAGTTAGAGCGTACTTTCGCATATTCAGCACCTAGTTTAGCGCTGACATAAGGTTGGAAAGAACCGCCGCGGTTCCACTGGTAACGTGCAGCAGCACCGAAAGGCAACTGGAAAATAGTATGTTGCTGGTCGGTAGTCACATCACCGCCTGCCATTTTGAACGTTTCACGGCCTACATATTCGTGGTTGCTGTGGTAGTTAAGGAAAAGTCCCAAACCGATGTTCGGAGTCACGAAATAACCACCTTCGAAGTTCATACCCCAGCCACTTGCCTTGTCAGCAAAATTATTGCTTAGCGGGGCATTGAACTGCCAGTCGATATTGGCATATCCATTGTCTGATAACTGTGCCTTAGCCGGCATGGCGAAGGCGATGGCAATAGCCGCCAAGGCTACCACCTTGAAGTATATATTTTTTCTTGTTTTCATAACAGTTGTAGTTGATTATTTGTTAGTTAGATAAGGTGACTGAGCGAATGACTGGTTGACAGCTTCCACAGCAAGAGTGCGGTTGATAGCTTTAGAACCGGTGTCAAATCCGGTCAGGTAGCTTGTCCATACAACAGGCAGTTTTTTGCTATCACCTTGGTCGGCATTCAAGTCCACCATTTCTGTCAGGAATGAGTTGGTGCTATAACTGTAAGTCACAGCGTACGGGTAGTACCATCCTCCACCCCAGTTTCCGCCCCAGTAGCCGGGACCCCAGTAACCGGGATAACCCCACCACCATTCAGGTTGAGAGTAGCTGGTGAAATAATAAGTACTTGCGATGTAGCTTACTTGGATACCAAGGTCAGC
Coding sequences within it:
- a CDS encoding glycoside hydrolase family 3 N-terminal domain-containing protein; amino-acid sequence: MKIIPSILAILFLLSAGQVTSSAQNVITPTVEPLLVSKALQDEDCRHWVDSVMNKLSFKEKVGQLFIYTIAPIDTKRNLELLREAVDTYKVGGLLFSGGKMQTQVDLTNRAQKLAKVPVMITFDGEWGLAMRLRGTPVFPRNMVLGCIRDNQLIYEYGREVARQCRQIGVQVNFAPVADVNINPKNPVINTRSFGEDPIQVADKVIAYAYGLEGGGVLSVCKHFPGHGDTDVDSHKALPVLPFTRERLDSVELYPFKRAIRAGLGGMMVGHLQVPVIEPIGGVPSSLSRNVVSGLLTDELAFKGLIFTDALAMKGVVGSGNVSLQALKAGNDMVLAPRNLKDEVPAVLEAVEKGELSKEDIENKCRKVLTYKYVLGLKKKPFIQLSGLEQRVNSPQARDLVRRLNQAAITVLNNKNHILPLHADKAQTIALLEVGKPGETEALAKQMSRYVSLARFRLRPNQTEEENRRLRDSLATYKRIIIAVSEQRLAPYQPFFAKFAPESPAIYLFFTPGKMMLQIHRSVSHASAVVLGHSHNSDVQRQTADILFAKATADGRLSASLGGLFPTGAGVTITPKTPSHFVPEEYGLSSALLKKIDTIALDGIQQGAYPGCQVVVLKNGHVMVDKAFGTYAGKGSPRVESTDIYDLASLSKTTGTLLALMKLYDKGRFSLTDKISDYLPFLQRTDKKDITIQEILYHQSGLPSWLPFYQEVIDKDSYDGRLFSVRKDAQHPVRIGATTWANPKFKFKSEYISPVKKGDYTIQICDNLWLNRSFRKVIEEKIVEAPLKQKRYIYSDIGFILLGMLVEQLAGMPMEAYLQREFYGPMGLERTGYLPLRRFSKSEIVPSNKDRFLRKETLQGFVHDEASSFFGGLAGNAGLFSTAREVAHVYQMLLNGGEIDGQRYLSKETCQLFTTGVSKISRRGLGFDKPDMEDPKKGNCASVVPAGTYGHTGFTGTCAWVDPVNELVYVFLSNRIYPDVTNRKLNQLHIREQIQEAIYGAMKKK
- a CDS encoding porin family protein: MKTRKNIYFKVVALAAIAIAFAMPAKAQLSDNGYANIDWQFNAPLSNNFADKASGWGMNFEGGYFVTPNIGLGLFLNYHSNHEYVGRETFKMAGGDVTTDQQHTIFQLPFGAAARYQWNRGGSFQPYVSAKLGAEYAKVRSNFNMLEARENSWGFYASPEVGINVFPWVYGPGLHFALYYSYGTNKADVLHYSVDGLSNFGFRLGVSF
- a CDS encoding DUF4136 domain-containing protein, whose amino-acid sequence is MKKLIPILLAVFALASCEKDPDMGKLDDNYLVYTNHDEKADFKVPTFFLAPQILVISDSKEPEYLEGEGAEQILAAYTENMEARGYTAADTKEDADLGIQVSYIASTYYFTSYSQPEWWWGYPGYWGPGYWGGNWGGGWYYPYAVTYSYSTNSFLTEMVDLNADQGDSKKLPVVWTSYLTGFDTGSKAINRTLAVEAVNQSFAQSPYLTNK